The nucleotide window ACACCCTGGCGGACTTCGCCGGGCCCCTGGGCACGCCCGTGGCGCTGCCGGACCGGGGGCGGGTGGCCCTCGTGGGCGGGGGCTTCGGCGCGGCGGCGATCCTGACCATCGCCAAAGAGCTGGCGAAGCGGCCCGAGGTGACGGTGGACGCCATCGTCGGCGCCCGTACCGCTTCGCTCCTGATCCTGTCCGATGAGGTCGGCGCCGTGGTCGACCGGTTCCTGCCCTGCACCGACGACGGCTCCCGGGGCTACCACGGACTGGTGACGGGCCTGCTGGAGCAGGAGATCGCGGCGGTGGGCTACGACCTGGTGATGGCCATCGGCCCGATGCCGATGATGCGGGCGGTGGCCGAGGTCACCCGGCCCCACGGCATCCCCACCTACGCCTCGATGGACCCGATCATGCTCGACGGCACCGGCATGTGCGGCGCCTGCCGGGTGCGGGTCGGCGGGCAGAACCGGTTCGCCTGCGTGGACGGCCCCTTCTTCGACGCCCACCAGGTGGACTTCGACGAGGTCACCCGCCGCAACAAGATGTACCGGCACGAGGAGCGCCTGGCCCTGGAGCGCTGGCACCAGCACCAGGGCAGCTGCGCCACGGTCGGATAAGGGGGGCGGGCAGCATGGCGATGAGCAGACTGAGCAAGTTGCCTTGCTGCGCCAGCGCCGGCGGCGGCCCGAACCCCGTGTCGACGAGCGGTCTGAGCACGCGGTCCCGCTTCGCCAGCGCCGGATGCGGCCCGAGCCCCCTGTCGGTCAGCATATCCAGCCACGCCCGGAAGGAGGCCCGATCCCCATGGCGATGATCAGCCTGAAGAAGCAGCCCATGCCCCAGCAGGAGCCGAAGGTGCGGGCCACCAACTTCGCGGAGGTCCCCCTGGGCTACACGCTGGAGATGGCGGTGCATGAGGCGACCCGCTGCCTGCAGTGCCAGGACCCCCAGTGCGAGAAGGGCTGCCCGGTATCGGTGCCGGTGCGTGACTTCATCGGGCTCCTGGCCCAGGGGCGGCTGGAGGAGTCGATCCGGACGATGAAGGCGGTCAACCGGCTGCCGGCGATCTGCGGCCGGGTCTGCCCCCAGGAGGAGCAGTGCGAGGCCCGCTGCGTGCTGAACCGCAGCGGCCGCCAGCCCGTGGCCATCGGCCGGCTGGAGCGCTTCATCGCCGACTGGGAACGGGAACACGGGTGGGTGGCGGCCGATCCGCCCGAGCGCCGCCCCGAACGGGTGGCGGTGATCGGTGCCGGTCCCGCCGGGCTCACCTGTGCCGGGGACCTGGCGGCCATGGGCTACCAGGTGACGGTCTTCGAGGCCCTGCACGCCCCCGGCGGCGTGCTGACCTACGGCATCCCCGAGTTCCGCCTGCCCAAGGACATCGTCTACGCCGACGTGGCCCGCCTCGAGGCTATGGGCGTCGAGTTCCGCTACAACGTGGTCGTGGGCCGCACGGTCACGGTGGACGCCCTGCTGGACGAGCTGGGCTACGACGCGGTCTTCATCGGCACCGGTGCGGGGCTGCCCAAGTTCCTGGGCATCCCCGGCGAGAACCTGGCCGGCGTCTACTCGGCCAACGAGTTCCTCACCCGGATCAACCTGATGCGGGCCTACCGCTTCCCCGAGTACGACACCCCGGTGAAGGTGGGCAAGCGGGTCGCGGTCATCGGCGCCGGCAACACGGCCATGGACGCCGTCCGCACCGCCCTGCGCTCCGGCGCCGAGCGGGCGATGATCGTCTACCGGCGCACCGAGGCGGAGATGACCGCCCGGGCCGAAGAGTACGAGCACGCCCTGGAGGAGGGCGTCGAGTTCTACTGGCTCACCAACCCGGTGAAGGTGCTGGGCAACAGCGAGGGCTGGGTGAAGGGGCTGGAGTGCGTCCGGATGGAGCTGGGCGAGCCGGACGAGTCCGGCCGGCGCCGTCCCGTACCCGTGCCCGGGTCCGAGTTCGTGCTGCCCTGCGATACGGTGATCCTGGCCCTGGGGACCACACCGAACCCGATCCTGATCAACGCCACGCCAGGTCTCGAGACCAACCGCCGGGGCTGCGTGGTCGCCGACGAGGAGACCGGCGCCACGTCCCGCCCGGGCGTCTTCGCCGGCGGCGACGTCGTCACCGGCGCCGCCACGGTGATCCTGGCGATGGGCGCCGGGCAGCGCGCCGCCCGGGCGATCCACCGGTACCTGGACGAGAAGCGCCAGGCCGCCGCGGCCGATTAGGCGAACGTGGCGGACCAACCGAAGCCCGGCGTGCGAGGCGGGCCGAACCACGTGCAGCGACGCCCCCGGTCTCTCGGACTGGGGGCGTCGCCCGCGCGATGTGGTGTCGCCGTTCACGTGGCGACAAGGCTTGGTTAAGCCTGAGGCTTTTCCCACACGACGCCCATGAACGGTCCGAGACGGGTGAACGTACAGCCGGGCAGCTCGCCGCCGTACACCTCCTGAAACCCGCTCGGTGAGAGGTACCGGTCTGCGGCCAGGTGATCGAGCCACTCGCCGGATGTGCGAAACCGCAAGAGCCGCCGGGCCGTCCGCCATCCATACCGAAACACGTCCGGCAGGAACTCCTGCCAGGCCCCGACCACGTATATCCAACGGGCTGGCGTAGGCACGTCAGACGGAGCATCGCCTTAAGCCTGCGCAGGACGGCGGGCACGTCGGTCAGGTGGTGGAAGGTTGTCCGGCTGACGATGTAGTCGAAGGTGGCATCCAGCCGCAGGTCGTTGGCGTCCATGCGCAGGTAGGTGAGATTGGCCGCACTGCGTCTTACGCGGGCGATGGCCAGCATTTCGGAGGAAATGTCCACACCGACGACCTCGTCAAACCACCTCGCCAGTTCGAGGGTCAGGATGCCCGACCCGCACCCGACGTCCAGGGCCGCCCCGCGCACTGCGGGCAGGTGGCGCAGGAAGAAGTCGTGATCAGGCCTAAGCGAGGCCTCGAAGTCGTACTCCACGGCAACAGGGTCGAACTGAGCTGTTACCTGTAGCCCGTCTAAACCGTGGATGTCCACCCAACACACCTCCGTCTCCGCACGCCGCGGCCATTTCGCCACTCACTGTGCGCGAGCCTGGCCACCCGTTCCCTGGCGCGCTTCTCCTGCCCCGTACAACGTGCGAAGCTCGCCCCGCGTTACGGTGGCATCGGCCGGTCGGTCCACGTGACGGCTGTGGCCATGCCTTCGCGCGGCTTGGCCATGGCGCCTGGGCAGCAACCTGTCGAGGCTTTACGTTTCAGGACGGATCAGCCAAAATGGGCTCATGGAGTCGGTAGGTTCCGGTAAGGAGGCATCCCAGCTTGGCCGAGAGCAAGGGTTCGAACTCAGGGACCCAGGGGTGCCAGCGGCCTGATCGCCGGTGCCCCGAGTGCGGCGCCCCGGCGGTGGACGGGATGGACTGCTTCGAGCAGTTGGGCTGGCTGATCGGCTGGGAGCAGTGGGATCCCGAACTGGCGGCGCTGCACTTCGTTACGGTCGCATCATACAACCTCCAACATCCCGCCCAGTTCTACCCAGAGGTGCTGAGCGAGCTGCGGAAAGCGCTCATCGCTCACCTGGACCACGGCCTGCCCTGGTCCGAGATTCGCAAGAGAGTAGGCAACCTGTTCGCGGGCAATACCCGGGTCAGACGCCCCGAGGCCGAGCGCAAGCCGGTGCTGCTCCACTGGCCGATGACCATTGCCGACGTGTACCTGCCCGACAAGCCCGAGGGCGCGGCTGACCGGGTGCGCGCGTGGGCAGCATCCATCCGGGCAGAGCTTGAGCGCGAGCAGCCCCAATGACCGGATGCAGAACGCCGCCGGCAGGACCAATCCCGCCGGCGGCGTCGCGCTACCCATTCGAGTCGGTCCGGCCGTCTTTCGACCTTCCCCGGTTCTCCAGCGCCCTGACAAGCCGCCAGAACAGATAGACCCCCGCGACAAGCGCCCCCCGGGTCACCAGCCAGTCGACGACCACGACCACTTCCGGGGCCCCCACCAGCATGATCACAAGGGTGATCACCACAACCGCCAGGATTCCATACAGCGTGGTCTGCTCGGGCGACACGCACGTCCCCCCTACTGCCCTGGCCTGAGACCATAGCCCTCGATTTTCCGGTACAGCGTGCGCACGCTAACCCCGAGCAACTGCGCCGCCTGGGCGCGGTTCCACCCGGTGCGCTCCAGGGCCCTTGCGATGTGCGCCCGCTCGACCTGCTCCAGCGAGGCGAACTCCTCGCCGGCGTCACCCCCATCCCCCGGGGAGGCCTCGGCCGATGGCCCCGCGCCACGGCGCGTGGGCGCCCCCTGCCGAGCAGGTGGCACCGTCAGCCCCAGATCCTCCGGCGCGATGAACCGGTCCGGGCTCAGGATGACGCCGCGCTGCACCAAGTTGTACAATTCTCGCACATTCCCCCTGAACTCCTGCCGCATCAGCGCCTCCAGGGCTTCGGGGGTCATCTCCTTCGCCGACCCCAGCCGGGCCAGGAAGTGCTCCACCAGCAACGGGATGTCCTCACGCCGCTCGCGCAGCGGCGGCACGTGCAGGGCGACCACGTTCAGCCGATAGTACAGGTCCTCCCGGAAGCGGCCCGCCCGCACCTCATCGGCCAGGCGGCGGTTGGTGGCGGCGACGATGCGGACGTCCACCCGCCGGATGCGGGTCTCCCCGACCCGCCGCACTTCGTGGGTTTCCAGGAAGCGCAGCAGCTTCGCCTGTACCTCCAGGGGCATCTCGCCGATCTCGTCCAGGAAGAGCGTACCACCCCCGGCCAGTTCCACGAGGCCGGGCTTCGCCGCCACCGCACCGGTGAAGGCACCGCGCGCGTGACCGAACAGCTCACTCTCGAGGAGCTGCGCCGGCAGCGCCCCGGCGTTGACGGGGATGAAAGGCCCGGCCGCCCGGGGGCTCCACTGGTGGACTGCGCGGGCGATCAGCTCCTTGCCCGTGCCGCTCTCGCCCTCGATCAGGACCGGCATCGCCCCCTGCGCCACCCGCTCGGTCAGCTCCAACAGCCGTCGCAGCGGCTCGCTGCGGCCGACGATCTCCAGCCCGTCGCCCAGGCGGCGAAGGGCCTCCCGCAGGCCGCGGTTCTCCACCTCCAGGGCGCGCCGCTCCAGGGCCCGCTCCAGGATGACCTCGAGTTCGGCCAGGTTGCAGGGCTTGGTCAGGTAGTCGTAAGCGCCGGCCCTGATCGCCTCAACCGCAGTCTCGATGGAACCGTGCCCGGTCAAGATCAGCACCGGTAGCCCGGGCTGGATCTCACGGGCCCGCTTCAGCGTGGCGATGCCGTCCAAACCCGGCATCTTCATGTCAAAGATGGCCGCATCAAACTCCTCTTCCGCCAGCGCGTCCAGCGCCTCCGTCCCGGAGGCTACCGCGGTGACAAGGTACCCCTTGCGGCTCAGACGCCGCTTTAGCAACTCCCGGAACGACTCTTCGTCTTCCGCGAGCAGAAGGGCGTAGCTGCGCATCCGTCACTCCC belongs to Symbiobacterium terraclitae and includes:
- a CDS encoding DUF5946 family protein: MAESKGSNSGTQGCQRPDRRCPECGAPAVDGMDCFEQLGWLIGWEQWDPELAALHFVTVASYNLQHPAQFYPEVLSELRKALIAHLDHGLPWSEIRKRVGNLFAGNTRVRRPEAERKPVLLHWPMTIADVYLPDKPEGAADRVRAWAASIRAELEREQPQ
- a CDS encoding sigma-54-dependent transcriptional regulator — its product is MRSYALLLAEDEESFRELLKRRLSRKGYLVTAVASGTEALDALAEEEFDAAIFDMKMPGLDGIATLKRAREIQPGLPVLILTGHGSIETAVEAIRAGAYDYLTKPCNLAELEVILERALERRALEVENRGLREALRRLGDGLEIVGRSEPLRRLLELTERVAQGAMPVLIEGESGTGKELIARAVHQWSPRAAGPFIPVNAGALPAQLLESELFGHARGAFTGAVAAKPGLVELAGGGTLFLDEIGEMPLEVQAKLLRFLETHEVRRVGETRIRRVDVRIVAATNRRLADEVRAGRFREDLYYRLNVVALHVPPLRERREDIPLLVEHFLARLGSAKEMTPEALEALMRQEFRGNVRELYNLVQRGVILSPDRFIAPEDLGLTVPPARQGAPTRRGAGPSAEASPGDGGDAGEEFASLEQVERAHIARALERTGWNRAQAAQLLGVSVRTLYRKIEGYGLRPGQ
- a CDS encoding sulfide/dihydroorotate dehydrogenase-like FAD/NAD-binding protein, which encodes MYRILKKRQLTPVTALYVIDAPLVARTARPGQFVILRVDEGGERIPVTITDFDPEAGTVTIVVQQVGKTTHWLAQHGEGDTLADFAGPLGTPVALPDRGRVALVGGGFGAAAILTIAKELAKRPEVTVDAIVGARTASLLILSDEVGAVVDRFLPCTDDGSRGYHGLVTGLLEQEIAAVGYDLVMAIGPMPMMRAVAEVTRPHGIPTYASMDPIMLDGTGMCGACRVRVGGQNRFACVDGPFFDAHQVDFDEVTRRNKMYRHEERLALERWHQHQGSCATVG
- the gltA gene encoding NADPH-dependent glutamate synthase; the encoded protein is MAMISLKKQPMPQQEPKVRATNFAEVPLGYTLEMAVHEATRCLQCQDPQCEKGCPVSVPVRDFIGLLAQGRLEESIRTMKAVNRLPAICGRVCPQEEQCEARCVLNRSGRQPVAIGRLERFIADWEREHGWVAADPPERRPERVAVIGAGPAGLTCAGDLAAMGYQVTVFEALHAPGGVLTYGIPEFRLPKDIVYADVARLEAMGVEFRYNVVVGRTVTVDALLDELGYDAVFIGTGAGLPKFLGIPGENLAGVYSANEFLTRINLMRAYRFPEYDTPVKVGKRVAVIGAGNTAMDAVRTALRSGAERAMIVYRRTEAEMTARAEEYEHALEEGVEFYWLTNPVKVLGNSEGWVKGLECVRMELGEPDESGRRRPVPVPGSEFVLPCDTVILALGTTPNPILINATPGLETNRRGCVVADEETGATSRPGVFAGGDVVTGAATVILAMGAGQRAARAIHRYLDEKRQAAAAD
- a CDS encoding class I SAM-dependent methyltransferase → MAKWPRRAETEVCWVDIHGLDGLQVTAQFDPVAVEYDFEASLRPDHDFFLRHLPAVRGAALDVGCGSGILTLELARWFDEVVGVDISSEMLAIARVRRSAANLTYLRMDANDLRLDATFDYIVSRTTFHHLTDVPAVLRRLKAMLRLTCLRQPVGYTWSGPGRSSCRTCFGMDGGRPGGSCGFAHPASGSITWPQTGTSHRAGFRRCTAASCPAVRSPVSDRSWASCGKSLRLNQALSPRERRHHIARATPPVRETGGVAARGSARLARRASVGPPRSPNRPRRPGASRPGTGGSPGRRAARRPSPGSPWRRR